In Ammospiza caudacuta isolate bAmmCau1 chromosome Z, bAmmCau1.pri, whole genome shotgun sequence, the genomic stretch CTCTATGTACTTTATTAAAGTTAAGGCTTTTCTGTGAAGGACTAGCAGAAATTGTGCAAGGAAAGTACTTCTTAGAGACAAGCCAGGCTTCAGGTgaaaaatctgttaaaaatCAAGAATATTAGGTACACATGGAAATTCAAGAATCATTTCaagaatctggaaaataaagaaacattgCATACACACATAAGATATTCTTAATTATAACAAAGCAGGCAAATAATGGCAGATTTGTACATAGACAGCATGCTTCCTATGTTTTCTATCTGCTCATATACAATAAATGAAGCTGTATTACAATTCCATTTGGACAGttatctgaaattatttctggtCAGGCAGTTTTTTCAATACTGTAATTGCAGACACTGTTGCACAGCAATAGAAAATGTCCCTTGTTTTTCACAATTAAGCAGGGATTTAGTTTCAtatcaatatttttctttctacttaTGTAGAGAAGAATCACAGCAGTAGTATGAAGAAAAGCTACCAAACCATTGAATGATATTTGTGTAATTATGTAATTAATGTATTTGTGTTAAATTATCTGTTCCTAGGGGTCAAAGTACTGaactgtgtttcttttttttctgaaaaaagcaAGAATTACCTGATCCAGGAAGGCTTTTACTAATGTATCTCTATGCACGATATCTTGAAAGACATTtctatggaaaagaaaacaaaggaacaTGTGAGTTACTGCCAGTAAGGGATATTAACCTTCTAAGAGTTGAACACCGCAGTAGCATTACTGTTGATAGTCTGGTTGAAATTAAAAGTGAATTTAAAACTGTAGTAAATTACAATTCtggtatttttaaagataaCAGAGAATTTTAAAGCACTCAGATGAAATTAACTAAATCCAGAAATGCCACTGGTCTCTGCCAAATACACTTATCTCTATTATACCCCTAATTACAACAGGCAATAAAATTAACATGACATGGTCAGAATTatcactgaaaattaatttcaatagTATTTGATATAACCAAACTACTGAAGGATCTGGTCAATTCTGCCACAACAAGTGTAAATTCCAGAACTGAagaagtttttttgcttttaagaaGCTCTATGTACTTTATTAGCAAGTAGGCTCTGTACTCTACACTCTCATCCCAAACCAAGTAACTTGGTGAGATGTGAGAAGAATACGTACAAATCAGGTGTGAAACTCTCATCTGTGTGGATAATATGATCTTGAGACATTTCTTCATCTGAATtagctctccaaaatgctgtCAGTTCAGATCTCATGTATCGTCGTTGGTTATAGATGTGTTCATGACAAGGTGGCATCTGCTTCACTGTATTGACATCCACATCTATATGAGTAGTAGGGTATGGGGCATACATTACTTGACGGAAGGGCAACACAAAGCTTCCTGTTGCATCCTGTTTTAGTGGAAAAAAACGCTATTTCAGTTAAAAATGCAAAGCTGTACTGGGACAAAACAATATTAAAACATCATGCCTACATTTTATAACCCATTTGTTCATATGCATTTTGTTTGGAACAACTGGTGGTTGTATTGCAGTACTAAGTCCTTAATAATGGATGATTTCCTTAACAAAAAGGTGAAAACAGGTGCTGAGGTGACCTGTCTATTAGAGTATTGCATCACCTGGTTTGTGAGCCCATTAGCATTATAGTATTGTAATTACCTGGTAAGTTCAGACTGCTTGCTAGAGCAAGAAGCATTATTTTTCTAGTCATCTCCACCCATTGCTACAGACTGTTTAAAATACTTGGAAACTCCAGGCCTGATATCCTTGGTTTTGTTAAAACACAAAAACTTAAATTACTTTTGGAATTCTAGCCCCAAGCAGACAAGAGCATATTATTATTGTACCTCAAAGTACAGGAACAATCCTGAACAATCCTCAAGAAACAGATGTGTCATAGAAAAGACTGGCTTGGAATTTTAACATGAAGATAATTACAAGGAGAGTTACAATGCCAGAAAAAATGACATCACGGGACAATGATACATTTTTGAATGTGAATGtctgtatgtgtgtgcataCCATATGCAAAAACATACACTGAAGAATGTTCTTACACTACAGAAGAACAGAACTTTCCTAAGCATACTTACTTTGAGTAAGCCTTGAACAAAAAGTCCTGACTCATATTTGAAAGAGGACTCACTTCTACAGAGTCTGGAACACTTCCGCTCAGATGGTGTGAGAAACAGGCACAACGTTCTCACAATCTGCATTAAAAAGAATAGTtttgaaaaacaggaaaatgtaaGGAAATAAGTCTGACTAGACTATTGAAATGCCTTGTACTGGGCATTTCAAATTACGAACAAAAGAATTCAGCACGTTTATTAGAAAAGCCAAAACTTAGTAACAGGCCACAGAATAGTGACATGCTtacttttacttattttttaattactagCACTAAGCCATACTACTCCAACTTCTTGtcaaattatgaaaaaaatcctacaCATTCTTGCAACCAAATTTGTTTTTTACCCAATTATGTAGAAcaaatcactttttttcttctacatcTTTCTTTTAATAAACATGAGTTACTGTGATTACTTTCCTAGCCTTTCAGGTCTCTTATTTTTTGTTCATTCCATGTTGAAATAGCAGTTATTGTCTCAAATCAGGCACAGTTAATTTTGTAAATAAGCACTGATGCTTATTTCCTCAGTAATTTCCTTAAACTCTCTACTACAATGAACACAGGTACTTCATCACCCATCTTCAATCTTCTGAGCTGAAACAGCTACGAGTTATCACTCCAAATACAACACATATTCCATTCCACTCATCTCTTAACAGTCTTAACCTGTAGTGTCTTATCTGTGTCTGTAAGATATTTGAAAAGACTCTGTCCTTGCACAATGTGTTTCTGCAGTACCTAGAACAATGACAACATAATTTGTGACTGACACTTTTTGTCACAATATGCCACaagtggctttttttcctttcagataaGCTGAAATATGCTATTAAGAAAGCAGTTACTTCAGAAGAGTTGTACCATGACACAAGGAGCATGCTGCTGATAAGAACGTGTAGAATTAATTTATGAAATTTACCCTTGATGTCTTGAGGCTCACATTCTTTTACACTGTTTTTTCCCTATACTCTCTAGCTTATTGATATATTACTTTACTAATTCGTAACCATTTAGACATTAGGTCCTTTTTATTAACTATTCGATGATCTATAAGTGTTTTATAACTACTTAAGCTTCTAACATTTCCTCTTGTATTATATATAGCATATGTGCGTACATAGATAGCATGATAGCATTTCTTTTAAGCATGTAACATGTCCAGTAACTTAAATGCATGTAAATCTTAAATTTCTGAAACCATACATATTAACTATGGTTAGCTGTGATTGCAGCTAAGATctgagaattttcttttctctggtTTGCCTGTTGCTTTTGGGCACCTGCATTTACTATTGATTTGATCAGAGGTCCTTTATCACTGCTGGTAATACACATGAAACAATGCATTCCCTCTGCCccaattttgtttatttcaaaaCATAGGTTTACTAAATTacctttaaattaaaaaaacccaactttaATACTTCATTAAGGCAAGAAGTCTTTATGCTATAAAATAGTATAATGGGCTTCTTGTATATAGCATGCTATACATATATAGCATGTATACTCCACAAGTAATATACAATTTATTCAGCAGGTCCACTGTTcataatgtttttatttcacattGAAGAAATAGACGCATGTTCCACGAAACACAAACAGCTCATGACACAGAAACCTGTTTACTGCTCAGTGCAGGAGAAATTATGGAGACACTAACTGTTTAAGAGCATACAGACAATACCCAATGACATGGGTATTGTCTGTATACTCACCACTACCAGTGTTCCCCAGACCTCAGTTCCAGGTTTGATCATATTCAACATCTTTACTGATGATCTAGACATGGGgattgagtgcaccctcagtcAGTCTGTAGATGACACCAAGTTGGGcaggagtgttgatctgctcaaggaaggctctgcagagagacttgATCAGACAGACTTGATCAATGGGCCAAGGACAAACTGCATGAGGTGCAAAAAGGCCAactgctgggtcctgcccttgggtTACAACAACTCcatgcagcactacaggctggggacagagtcaCTCAAGAGCTGTTCAggagaaagggacctgggggtgctggttgacagccAGATTTaaatgagccagcagtgtgcccaggtaatAATGAAGGCCAATAGCATCCTGGCCAGCATCCCAGCAGGATACTGTGGCAGCAGGATActgtggcagcaggaccagggcagtgctTGTCCCCCTGTACCTGGTTCTCATGAGGCCACAGTTCAAATCCTGTCTTTACTTCTGGGCCTCTCGCTTCAAAAAGCACACTGAAGTGCTGGACTGCTAgaatgtgtccagagaagggcaacaaggaaAGGATTAGAAAACATGTCTGAGGGGGAATGGCTATTTAGTCTTgaaaaaaggaggctcaggtgaccttatcactctctacagctccctgaaaggaagGTGCAGTGAGGTGAGGATCAGTCTCTCCTATGTCTCCAGTCTCTGCTGTGCCCGCAGTgagaggacaagaggaaatggtctTAAAATGAGACAGGGGAGACTCGGATTAATTATTATAAAAGAAATTTTCACTGTTAGCCGTCAAGCACTGGAATAGGTTTCCCAGGGCGGTGGTGGAGACCCCATGGCTGGACATGTTTAAGAGGTGTCTTAAATCTGGTGCTAGGTGATGTGGTTGAGTGGTTTAGGAACTactgtggcagtgccaggtggATGGCTGGACTGGATGACCTTAAAGGTCTCATCCAAGTTtgatcattctgtgattctatgacatAGCTGAAATGGACAAGCCAGTCAGGTCTCTTCTATTTGTGTATTTTAGctagaaaatctgattttaaaagctCAGACTCGTTTACTACTCATTTATGTATTGTATCAGTTAAATACATTGGTTTTCTTATAGTTGTCAGAATACAACTGAAAGGCAATTTTCTGGCAGAATTCTCTTCTGCTAGACCAGTCAACTGAAGATAGCCAGACAATAGTACTCCTTCCTTCTTCAGCCTCAAGAATGTTTATAGATTAACTTTGTTCCAAGTAACACTCCTAATAATCAGCATTTAAGTTCAGTTTATTAGAAAGTATGTTACCTTATTAACTTTTTCTGCACTGCTTCCTACAACTACAGAGCAACCACAGGTCTGCAGGTGTGAACTAATTGCACTGCAAGTAAAAACAGACATAGGTTAATACAtttaatcagattttttaaatgaaacaatTGTCACCTTCACAAGAAGAGAAGTGTTTCAATTATAAATATAGCCTACATGTCCATAACTATAGGACTTTAAACAGCAGCATAGGTTACTGCTGAAATCCAAAAGTTCGATGGTTTCTCCAGTATTGGAAGCACATGTGATGGTGTATAAATAGATGGCACCAAGCACTACATATATGAATGCAGTTATGCAGGAGATACAATGAAATGTAACAGAACATCAATTAAAACCTATTAAACCCTCCCACAGGAAGAGGCCAAGCTGCTCTCAAGTTCAACTATTTccacttaaaaattaaaaccagggGTAAAAGAGAAATACACAACTCAACAATAAGCATGCTATATGCCATACCATTAAGGACTCTTATTTAGACTTATGCACAACCCAGGttttttgctatttaaaaaaatgcaagactTTGACTTAAAGTCTTATAAAATTAGATGCAGGTATCAAAGAAAAACGTGTATTTAATAGGAATTCCATTATCAAACAAATAATCCTGTGACAACAGAGTCTACAGAGATGCAGCTATTAGCTCAGAACCATTCTTTTAGCATGACAGAAACTTTATAACATTTTATTGACAAAAATCTCAAAAAGCCAAATATATgtcatttttccccctcttatAAAGAAATCTATTCCAATCCATGTTCACATGCACATGCAGATAGATACATGTAGATGCATACACAAGTTTAAATCATTTTACTACAGCATAAATCAAAACTGAATTTCATACTTGAGGAGAAAGCCTTCATGGCAACTATCCCCAATGTCATCATCATTTAGCACTGTGTCACTTATCTGAAATGCAAGTAAATATAAACAAAAGTTAGACAAGAATCTGATCACCTTCCAATTAATTGATTTTCGCTTTGCTACATGGGAACTGTTTGGAAACTATTTAAGTTAACTTGTAAGGCTTCCCCAAAAAGCATAATCTTAAGAAGACCTGTCTTCAGACAAAGCATTTGGAAAATAAGAGTCACTTGATTATTAAGTCTCCACCAGTACAAGTCAGGTTTCTCctagtgtattttttttctgcaaagaatGTCCAGAATACTTTAGATTAGTGCACGTCGTATCACTTCTACTCCTTCCATGAGAACACTATAATGCACTGAAACAGGTATCCACATCAAATCCATTAATCTGCCCACTCATTTTGGTTTGCCTCTCCATTCATACAATGACATAATCCTATGCAGTCAATTTTGCTAAGTGAtgacaataaaaaaatactgcCATGCATTACACCACTTAGGAGAACTTGATGCGAAGCAACAGAAGTGTACAAGAATTTAGGAAAATGGGCATTTTCTCTGGGAAAGTGAGTACCAAAGTAAAGGCACAAAGCTATGTTTTAACCAGAGGGAGAAAGTCACTTTtcaaaaattcagaataaaaataaaaccagaactTACATCTATTTCTTCTGGAACACTGTGTGATTTCATAGATGAAAGGAGTTCCATTACAGGAATGACTTCTCCTGTCAGCATTGGAATGATGCTCTGACCCTGAACAATAAATAAGATGCTTGAAGTAAAAGCACATTGGGTAATATCAGAAGTTACTCCCAACATGCACTTGCAGTATTACATGCAAAACATCCTAACTTCCTACTGCTCAGAAGGGTAGTATGAGCAGAAATTGATGCACAGATTTGGGCTTTGCTCACCAATAATTATAAACTAGAAAAATGTATTTGGCTTCTCAACGTCACACCTAACATGCATATCTGGGTCTTATGCTAATTTTCAGCATTAGTTTTGATTGGCCTAGACAAGAAGTATTTGATGTGAGATAACTTGATCATACTATGTTACATGCAATCACTGTTAAGCATTTTACATTCAAGTCTGATCTTATAACAAtgactggaaaacaaacaagcacATTACTCATTaacatacaaaaataatttcctgacTTATCTATCACAAGAGAAGGAAGCCACAGTCTCACATTTAGAGTTTCAGAAATCAAATTCTTTTCACAGTCTCATCCATTAAATCTCCAAGCACATTTCAACGTCACAGAGTCCATATGTCTCTATAATTCTAAACCTAACAAAAAACAAGCTCAATAGGAGGCTGGCATGACTCTATGGAAACTGCTACCTTTACAGAGCTTGTTACAAGTTCAAGTTAATGAGTTTCCTTTTCTGAAAGGTAATATTCTTCACAAATTTCTACTTTATCCCTAAAGTGATGAAAtataatttcctttaatttgATCACAGCTTCCATCATCCTATCTTCAGAAACTTTGCCTAGTGTGCATGTCACATTATTAGCCAGTCTAATGCATTCTCCCGGATCCAAAAATAAGAAGCAACATCTACAGTAATAAGAGGCAGTCAAATGGTTTTGCAATGGCGTGCCACATGCATCCGCCAGATGGCCCTTACCTGATCCTCCATTCTTTCCGTGCCTTCCAAGACAATCTTCTGGAAATGTTCTTGCCTCTCCTGCAAGAGAAGCAGTTAAATATAAACTCTCTGGCATTTGTTCATGTATGTAGGCACACACCAGTCACTCAGTTTCTTCCCTGTGGAGTCAGGCTTCTTACATTCAAATTTTGATGTTCAAGTACTTTTTCTTCTACAGAGTTAACTTTAGGAAGAGGTGATGTCATGCAACACAGATCAacgctccctgctctgccctccacTCCTCCACTGCACATCTCCCATGTTTGGGCAGGAAAGGAATGATTTGATGACAATGTCAAAACATTTTTGTCATTGCAGATCAAGAAAATGCCAGATGATGAGATTATGGTGAAGAATTCCCCTTTATgtatggatttttat encodes the following:
- the C9orf72 gene encoding guanine nucleotide exchange factor C9orf72 homolog; translated protein: MSALCPPPSPAVAKTEISLNGESPLLAATFAYWDNILGPRVRHIWAPKTEQVLLSDGEITFLANHTLNGEILRNAESGAIDVKFFVLAEKRVIIVSLIFDGNWNGDRSTYGLSIILPQSELGFYLPLHRVCVDRLTHIIRKGRIWMHKERQEHFQKIVLEGTERMEDQGQSIIPMLTGEVIPVMELLSSMKSHSVPEEIDISDTVLNDDDIGDSCHEGFLLNAISSHLQTCGCSVVVGSSAEKVNKIVRTLCLFLTPSERKCSRLCRSESSFKYESGLFVQGLLKDATGSFVLPFRQVMYAPYPTTHIDVDVNTVKQMPPCHEHIYNQRRYMRSELTAFWRANSDEEMSQDHIIHTDESFTPDLNVFQDIVHRDTLVKAFLDQIFHLKPGLSLRSTFLAQFLLVLHRKALTLIKYIEDDTQKGKKPFKSLRSLKIDLDLTAEGDLNIIMALAEKIKPGLHSFIFGRPFYTSVQERDMLMTF